The Pseudomonadota bacterium genome includes a window with the following:
- a CDS encoding YqeG family HAD IIIA-type phosphatase has product MLEKLCPRLVVEKVEDIDIDALWAQGYRGMIFDLDNTLVSWRRTSLAPPVTAWLERARALGFRLCILSNCLFRRRVARLSRQAGIPAIPKAKKPQRRWFQQALDLLETQVEDTVVVGDQVFTDVLGGNRMGLYTILVLPVDRREFYVTIVQRTAEKIVLFRLRRKGLLRAAQTTQPGVLYHGV; this is encoded by the coding sequence TCCGCGCCTCGTGGTCGAGAAGGTCGAAGATATCGACATCGACGCGCTGTGGGCTCAGGGCTATCGGGGCATGATCTTCGATCTCGACAACACGCTCGTCAGCTGGCGTCGCACGTCGCTGGCGCCACCGGTCACGGCCTGGCTCGAACGCGCTCGCGCGCTCGGATTCAGGCTCTGCATCTTGTCGAACTGCCTGTTCCGGCGTCGGGTGGCGAGACTGAGCCGTCAGGCCGGAATTCCTGCGATACCCAAAGCGAAGAAGCCCCAGCGCCGCTGGTTCCAGCAGGCACTCGACCTTCTGGAGACCCAGGTCGAAGACACCGTGGTCGTGGGTGACCAGGTGTTCACCGACGTGCTGGGTGGAAATCGAATGGGTCTCTACACCATCCTGGTCCTTCCCGTCGATCGTCGGGAGTTCTATGTCACCATCGTGCAGCGCACGGCCGAGAAGATCGTCTTGTTCCGCCTCAGGCGCAAGGGGCTGCTCCGCGCGGCGCAGACGACGCAGCCCGGGGTGCTCTATCACGGTGTCTGA